GCCCCCTCGCCACACGGAAATAATCCTTTAACCTGGGGGTGCTGCAAAGTTTCTTTATCCCTGGGAATTTTTACCGGCGATGACGTGCGCGACTCTACCCCCACCAAAATCGCCTCGTTGGTATAATAGCCCTTCATCTTCCTGCCAAAAGCTGGCAACGCTTTTTGCAGACGTTTGTGAATCCAACCGGGTAACACCTCCTTCAGTTCGGTACTCTTTGTGCCCGGCAGGTAGGAGTTTACGGGCAGATCATTTGACAAACGACCTTCCACAAAATCGACCATACGCTGACCCGGTGCAACCAGGCTGCCGCCGCCAGCTTTAAAAGCGGCGCGTTCCACCTCGTGCTGAAAGTTGAGCATTTTGAATGGATCGGTGTCATTGCCGGCCACATCTTCCATATTAATCTGTACTACTGTACCTGAATTGGCAAATGGGTTATTCCGCTTTGAAGGGCTCCAGCCGTTTACCACAATTTCATTTTCGGCGGTTGCACAGGGCGCTATAATACCGCCGGGACACATACAAAACGAAAATACGCCCCTATCCTCTACCTGCTCAACCAAATTATAATAGGATGGCGGCAAATCCGGACCACGGTTTTCGCAATGGTATTGGGCGCGGTCAATTATTTCCTGCGGATGTTCTATACGCACACCCAAAGCAAATGGCTTGGCTTCTATCAGTATATTTTGATGATGCAGCATTTCGAACACATCCCTTGCCGAGTGGCCCGTTGCCAGGATTACGGCATCAGCAGTCATTTTTTCGCCGCTGGCCAGTTTTACGCCTTTTATCTTGCCAAACTCAACCAGTAAGGCTGTCACTTTGCTATCAAACAAAAACTCGCCGCCTGCATTTAATATCGTTTCGCGCATGGCGGTAATAATCTGGGGGAGCTTGTTGGTACCAATATGCGGGCGGGCATCTATTAATATATCTTCATCTGCCCCATGGGCAACAAACATTTTCAGCACCTGGTTTACATCGCCGCGCTTGGTAGATCGGGTGTACAACTTACCATCCGAGTAGGTACCGGCCCCACCCTCGCCAAAGCAATAATTTGATTCGGGGTTAACCAGGCCCAGTTTGTTAATATTGGCCAAATCGCGGCGGCGTTGTTTAACATCTTTGCCCCGCTCCAGTATCACGGGTTTTAATCCAAGTTCGATGCATTGCAATGCAGCAAAAATACCTGCCGGGCCTGCGCCTACTATAATAACAGGGCGGCCAAACTGCACGTCGGGATAATTTACAGTAAAAATTTCGGGATTATAGGGCTCATCAATAAACACCTGCACCATCATGCGGTAAATCACTTTACGGCCACGGGCATCTATAGATCGTTTTAACACTTTTACGGCCGATAATTTCTGCGGCTGCATATTTAAAGCCGCCGCCGCAAGGCGTTTAATCACTGCCTCGTCTTCATGCTGCCCGGGAGGGCATACTATTTCAATTTCTTTTGTCATACGGTCGCCGGGTTTTTATCCCGGATTAAGGCAAAGGTAAGAAAAAGCACAATCCAAAAGCCCCCTCTAAATCTCCCCCGGTAGGGGAGACTTTTAAAGCCCTCCCTTCCGGGGAGGGTTGGCTGGGGCTCACTTTGTGTTCGCCTGTGCGTATCAACCGTCCGCTAACGAACAGTTTTAAAATATCGCAAATTTATAAATATCTAAAAATCAATCAATTACAAAATGGCACTTGGATTGGCATAGGCTTCTCAAATAAATACACAATACAATGACTACTGCCGACGAACGTTTACAGACAATTTGGGAAGGATGCTTACGCAACGAACGTAAAAGCCAGGAACAATTTTACAAACTATTTGCATCGCGGATGCTGGCTGTTTGCATGCGCTATGCTACCGATAAAGACGAAGCTCAGGATATACTGCAAGAAGGTTTTATAAAAATATTCAGGAACATGCAAAACTACCGTGGCGATGGCAGCCTGGAAGGTTGGGTGCGCCGTATTATGGTGCACGCAGCTATTTCGCGCTACCGCAAATTACGCCCGGTTGTGTTGGTTGAGGATTTTGCTGCCGATAGTGATATGCCTATCAGCAAAGCTTATAATGATAATGAGCTTGAAGCAAAAGATTTAATGAAGCTGATTCAAAAACTGCCTAAAACTTATCGCTCGGTATTTAATATGTATGCCATTGAAGGATACTCGCACCAGGAAATTGGCACATCGTTAGGGATGAGTGAATTGCTGTCGCGTACAACTTTACACCGCGCACGCACTGCCTTAAAAGAAATGATTGGTAAACTGACTACCCGCGAGGAGCATTGCTACGCGTAAAAACCTCCAGCCTCACCCTGCCCTCTCCAAAGGAGAGGGTTCTGATCAGTGGGGTGGCCAATCAGGCAAAGTGAAATTTAATTCCCTGTACCCCATTCTGAACTACCATAACCATCGCGGGCTTTCCAGTTGTATTTAATATCTAAAGCTTTCCAGGTTTCAGCTTTCCGGGTGGCTATCATCACAATCTTCTCGGCTGCCAGGGCGTCGTCATTCGTAATGGTGTCTATAGCGGTTATTTCATAGTCGCCCGAATCCAGTTTTCTTGAAGTGATATTCAATCGCGGCCTCGCGTCGGTTTCACTGTAATACTGCCGGTACTGGTAATAAGCTTTAATCAGTTCGTCGGATGTTTTAATATCCTTTCGTTTCGCTATCGTATCATTAAACTTGTCCGGCGGAATCTGCTTAAACGATTCAGCGCATGAACCAAAGAGTATCAGCAGAAACAACATCAAGCCCCCTCTAAATCTCCCCCTGAAGGGGGAGACTTTAATTACACTTGTTCTATCTAAATTCATCTGCACATCTGAAATATGTGTTTTGTCTTCATTTTCAAATTCGCTTCATCTGCACATCTGAAATTTGAAATCTGCACATCCGTGTTTTCATTTTCAAATCTTCAAATACTCAAATTTTCAAATTCGCTTCATCTGCACATTTGAAATCTGGAATCCGCACATCTGTTTAATTTCATTTTCAAATCTTCAAATACTCAAATTTTCAAATTCGCTTCATCTGCACATCTGAAATTTGGAATCTGCACATCTATTTATGTTTACTGCTCATATAATAAGTAATATCGCCGCCGTTCATGATATCGGCATGACTGATGAATAAACCATCCAGGGGTTTACCATTCAGCGTTATCTTTTGTACATACACGTTTTTGGCGCTTTGGTTTTTTACGTTGATGGTGAATTTTTTGCCGTTATCCAAATTGATAACACCACCGTTCACGGCCGGGCTGCCTATGGAATACTGATCAGATCCTGGCGCTACCGGGTAAAAGCCCAGCGTGCTGAAAATGTACCAGGCGCTCATCTGGCCTGTATCGTCGTTACCGCCCAAACCATCCGGGGTTGGTTTGTACATACGTGGCAATATCATCCGGATGCGTTCCTGTGTTTTCCATGGTTTATCCGTCCAATTGTATAAATAGGCTACGTGGTGCGATGGTTCATTACCATGTACATAGTTGCCAATGATGCCATCGCGGGTGATATCTTCCGTTTCGGCAAAGTATTTATCGGGCAGGTTCATGGTGAACAACGAATCGAGGTAACCTACAAACCGCTTGTTACCCCCCATGAGCGTAATCAGGCCTTTAGGATCTTGTGGAGCAAACAGGGTATAGTTCCAGCTATTGCCCTCAATAAACCCTTCGTTGATGGTGCTCAAGGGATCAAACTTTTGGCGGAAGCTGCCATCGACCAACCTGGGGCGCATAAAGCCTGCGGCCTTATCATATACATTTTTGTAATTTTCCGATCGTTTGATGAATTCGTTATAAACATCCATCCGGTTTAGCTTTTTGGCCATCTGGGCAATGGCCCAGTCGTCAAAGGCATACTCCAGGGTTGATGATACCGATACGCCGCTTTTTTCGTCGGGGATGTAACCTTTATCCATGTAGTCGCCTATACCCTCATAATCGCGGTGCTTTGCAGTGGCTACGCAGGCATCCAGCGCTTTGTTGGCATCAAAGTTTACATTTCCCTTTACAACGGCGTCGGCCAGTACGGCTACACTGTGGTACCCGCTCATACACCAGTTCTCGTTACCCGAGTTTGACCAGATGGGCAGCATATGCTCCGGACTTTGGTCAAAATGGGCCAGCATGCTTTGTACCATATCCGCATTCCTTTTGGGTTCAATAATATTAAACAGCGGGTGCAGCGCCCTGTAGGTATCCCAAAGCGAAAAAGTGGTATAATTGGTAAACCCTTCGGCCTTGTGTACATTTTGATCAAGGCCTTTATATTGCCCATCGGCATCCATATATACCGTAGGGTTAATCATAGCATGGTACATAGCGGTATAAAAGTTCTCTTTTATCTCTTTGTTACCGGCTATCTCTATTTTATGCAGTTCGGTTTCCCATAATTGCTGGCCGTCGGCTTTTACTTTTTCAAAATCCCAGCCAGGTATCTCGGTTTGCATATTATTTAAGGCACCGGCCATGCTCACCGGTGATAATGCAAACTTGATTTTTATTTTTTCGCCCTCTTCGGTTTTAAAATCAAAGTAGGCCCTTATTTGCTTGCCGGCAATTTCGGGGAAGTTTTTCACCCGGTTAAATTTGCCCCAAAAGCCACCGTATACTTCGCGCTGATCGTACTTTTTGTAGCCATGCTGAAAGAATGCTTTTGAAAAACTCATGGCAAAATATAACGACCGGGTGCGTGCCCAGCCATTAGTTTGGCGGAAACCAACAACGGTGCTATCATTAACAACCCTTAAATAAGTCCAAACGTTTTTATCCGGGTAGTTATAAATCCCGGCCATCAAATCTAATATAATATGCGACTGATCGGACTTAGGGAAGGTGTACTGGTGAAAACCAACACGTGCGCTGGTGGTCATCTCGGCCAAAATATTACTTTCGTCCAGTTTTACTTTGTAGTAGTTAGCCTGGCTCACTTCGTTCTGGTGCGAAAATGCCGAGCGGTAGCCGCTGCCGGGTTTATCGGCCGTACCGGGGTTAAGTTTTAATGCCCCAACTGTTGGCATAATTAAAAAGTCGCCCAGATCTGAATGGCCGGTACCGCTAAAATGAGTATGGCTAAAGCCAACTATGGTTTTATCATCGTACTGGTAACCGGCGCAGTATTTATATACATCGGGGTTGTATTTGCCGTTCAGTTCGTAGCTGGGAGTATCAGTCTCCGGACTCAATTGTACCATTCCAAAAGGAACTGTAGCGCCCGGGTATACATGTCCCATACGCTGGGTACCTATAATAGGGTTTACATATTGTACTAAATTTTCGGCAGTTTTAGTCTGTGCGGCTGCGCCAAGCGAAATAGCAGTAAAAAAAAGGCAGAGTGTCTTCTTCATTTTGTGGGTCGATGTCAACATTAAGCTTCAAATATAGGCTATAACAGTTAAATGTTTCGCTTAACGTGATAAATTCTGTACCTTGACATAATGTCACTAAACCATACCAGTTGTAACAACGGTATGCGTTTTGTAATCTAAATCAAAAACACACCTGTAAAACAACTTCAACCTATGAAAAAGTTACTTTCAGTAATATTAATTGCAGTAGCAGCCGTGAG
The genomic region above belongs to Mucilaginibacter sp. KACC 22773 and contains:
- a CDS encoding RNA polymerase sigma factor — protein: MTTADERLQTIWEGCLRNERKSQEQFYKLFASRMLAVCMRYATDKDEAQDILQEGFIKIFRNMQNYRGDGSLEGWVRRIMVHAAISRYRKLRPVVLVEDFAADSDMPISKAYNDNELEAKDLMKLIQKLPKTYRSVFNMYAIEGYSHQEIGTSLGMSELLSRTTLHRARTALKEMIGKLTTREEHCYA
- a CDS encoding GH92 family glycosyl hydrolase; this encodes MKKTLCLFFTAISLGAAAQTKTAENLVQYVNPIIGTQRMGHVYPGATVPFGMVQLSPETDTPSYELNGKYNPDVYKYCAGYQYDDKTIVGFSHTHFSGTGHSDLGDFLIMPTVGALKLNPGTADKPGSGYRSAFSHQNEVSQANYYKVKLDESNILAEMTTSARVGFHQYTFPKSDQSHIILDLMAGIYNYPDKNVWTYLRVVNDSTVVGFRQTNGWARTRSLYFAMSFSKAFFQHGYKKYDQREVYGGFWGKFNRVKNFPEIAGKQIRAYFDFKTEEGEKIKIKFALSPVSMAGALNNMQTEIPGWDFEKVKADGQQLWETELHKIEIAGNKEIKENFYTAMYHAMINPTVYMDADGQYKGLDQNVHKAEGFTNYTTFSLWDTYRALHPLFNIIEPKRNADMVQSMLAHFDQSPEHMLPIWSNSGNENWCMSGYHSVAVLADAVVKGNVNFDANKALDACVATAKHRDYEGIGDYMDKGYIPDEKSGVSVSSTLEYAFDDWAIAQMAKKLNRMDVYNEFIKRSENYKNVYDKAAGFMRPRLVDGSFRQKFDPLSTINEGFIEGNSWNYTLFAPQDPKGLITLMGGNKRFVGYLDSLFTMNLPDKYFAETEDITRDGIIGNYVHGNEPSHHVAYLYNWTDKPWKTQERIRMILPRMYKPTPDGLGGNDDTGQMSAWYIFSTLGFYPVAPGSDQYSIGSPAVNGGVINLDNGKKFTINVKNQSAKNVYVQKITLNGKPLDGLFISHADIMNGGDITYYMSSKHK
- a CDS encoding NAD(P)/FAD-dependent oxidoreductase, coding for MTKEIEIVCPPGQHEDEAVIKRLAAAALNMQPQKLSAVKVLKRSIDARGRKVIYRMMVQVFIDEPYNPEIFTVNYPDVQFGRPVIIVGAGPAGIFAALQCIELGLKPVILERGKDVKQRRRDLANINKLGLVNPESNYCFGEGGAGTYSDGKLYTRSTKRGDVNQVLKMFVAHGADEDILIDARPHIGTNKLPQIITAMRETILNAGGEFLFDSKVTALLVEFGKIKGVKLASGEKMTADAVILATGHSARDVFEMLHHQNILIEAKPFALGVRIEHPQEIIDRAQYHCENRGPDLPPSYYNLVEQVEDRGVFSFCMCPGGIIAPCATAENEIVVNGWSPSKRNNPFANSGTVVQINMEDVAGNDTDPFKMLNFQHEVERAAFKAGGGSLVAPGQRMVDFVEGRLSNDLPVNSYLPGTKSTELKEVLPGWIHKRLQKALPAFGRKMKGYYTNEAILVGVESRTSSPVKIPRDKETLQHPQVKGLFPCGEGAGYAGGIISAAIDGVNCALAALKILV